A window of Lytechinus pictus isolate F3 Inbred chromosome 7, Lp3.0, whole genome shotgun sequence contains these coding sequences:
- the LOC129264391 gene encoding uncharacterized protein LOC129264391 — protein MAQFLNTFTSNRHYFVGAALLATSSIAAYSTYKLLSHDDSRLEVENKYETEKLVNEYLVFHYGAPDELLRYSVGPRDALDFPRRVADEALHGLLTTDKSTIPNRALDIGCAVGRTSFELAREFEQVVGIDFSHAFIETCNLLKDHGSLQYSVTDEGDLCTNLTAVVDSTIDRKRCHFQQGDACNLPLDLGLFGCVVAANLICRLPDPMDFLNRVPGLVASGGLLVLTTPASWDTEFTPKAKWLGGYRDKDGKPVTTLDSLKRILGPDFTLMDDRGLPMFIRETARKNQWTVPQLSVWRRK, from the exons ATGGCTCAATTTCTCAACACTTTTACCAGTAACCGCCACTATTTTGTGGGAGCTGCATTATTAGCAACGTCGAGCATTGCTGCTTATTCAACCTACAAACTCTTGAGTCATGATGACAGTCGTTTAGAAGTAGAAAATAAGTATGAAACTGAAAAACTTGTCAACGAATATTTAGTATTTCATTACGGGGCTCCCGATGAGTTGCTTCGCTACAGTGTCGGCCCCAGGGATGCCCTGGACTTCCCTCGCAGAGTTGCGGACGAAGCCCTGCACGGCCTTCTCACAACAGACAAG AGCACAATCCCAAACAGAGCTCTTGACATCGGCTGTGCTGTTGGAAGGACCTCTTTTGAGCTGGCGAGAGAATTTGAGCAAGTTGTTGGTATTGATTTCAGTCATGCCTTCATAGAAACATGTAATCTTCTCAAGGATCATGGTTCTTTGCAGTACTCTGTCACGGATGAGGGAGACCTATGCACGAACCTGACTGCTGTCGTAGATTCAACAATA GATCGAAAAAGATGTCACTTTCAGCAAGGCGATGCTTGCAACCTTCCCCTAGATTTGGGCTTGTTTGGTTGTGTGGTGGCGGCTAACCTTATATGTAGATTACCAGATCCGATGGACTTTCTGAACAGGGTTCCCGGTCTTGTTGCTTCCGGAGGTTTACTAGTACTCACGACACCAGCTTCCTGGGACACTGAATTTACACCAAAG GCCAAGTGGCTTGGAGGCTACAGGGACAAAGATGGCAAACCTGTTACCACTTTGGACTCGTTAAAAAGGATTCTAGGGCCCGATTTCACTCTGATGGATGACAGAGGTCTACCCATGTTCATCCGGGAAACCGCGAGGAAAAACCAATGGACAGTGCCGCAACTTAGCGTCTGGAGACGGAAATGA
- the LOC129265721 gene encoding cyclin-dependent kinase inhibitor 3-like: MGVPTDTLRGRSDDKSVRACSSGFDSSDDDEEAVDKSPFQIDWLDLSEYGISEKLGISGLPGCRFDDIWRSLESDINGLISQGVEDVFVLCTRGELNKYRVRSLMQEYTTAGLNVHHYPFPSGLVPSPANCMKMLEEIRINLNAGTGTLVHCFGGIGRSSLIAACLLLRVDDYMEWKDAITRIRQIKGSRAIQTVKQYNFVSDFRKMREEYEATRSNRRSVSR; this comes from the exons ATGGGAGTTCCTACCGATACTTTACGA GGTAGAAGCGATGACAAATCAGTGAGAGCTTGTAGCAGTGGATTTGATTCttcagatgatgatgaagaagctGTTGATAAATCACCATTTCAGATTGATTG GTTAGATTTATCTGAGTATGGAATATCGGAAAAGCTTGGCATTAGTGGTCTTCCAG gcTGTAGATTTGATGATATTTGGAGGAGCTTGGAGAGTGATATCA ATGGTCTGATTTCACAAGGTGTAGAGGACGTCTTTGTGCTGTGTACGAGAGGAGAACTCAACAAGTACCGGGTGCGTAGTCTGATGCAGGAATACACTACAGCAGGATTGAATGTCCACCATTATCCCTTCCCGTCCGGTCTCGTCCCGTCTCCAGCAAACTGCATGAAGATGCTCGAGGAGATAAGGATCAACCTCAATGCTGGAACAGGCACGCTGGTGCATTGCTTTGGTGGGATCGGCCGGTCTTCTCTCATCGCTGCCTGCCTGCTGCTGAGGGTCGATGACTACATGGAGTGGAAAGATGCAATCACCAGGATTCGCCAGATCAAAGGTTCACGGGCTATTCAGACAGTCAAG CAATACAACTTTGTGAGTGACTTCCGAAAGATGAGGGAAGAATATGAAGCTACAAGATCAAATAGGCGGTCAGTATCTCGCTAA
- the LOC129265722 gene encoding centrosomal protein 15-like: MEVQWLEKEIELNMKHEDIVSRREFLLQKSTENLNNQEVFQSSAASYRSRATKRNKKLLQDIDKCKESIKKSLGKPQPTELVTLKEKYWAMIEEELPAWKSDVKSARKSNPSSAR; the protein is encoded by the exons ATGGAAGTACAATGGCTAGAAAAGGAGATCGAATTGAACATGAAACACGAAGATAT AGTATCCAGAAGAGAGTTTCTTTTACAAAAGTCAACAGAGAATCTCAACAATCAAGAAGTATTCCAGTCTTCTGCTGCAAGTTATAGGAGCAGAGCGaccaagagaaataaaaaactaCTTCAG GATATAGACAAATGTAAAGAAAGCATCAAGAAAAGCTTGGGGAAGCCACAACCTACTGAGCTTGTTACTTTAAAG GAGAAATACTGGGCCATGATTGAAGAGGAATTACCCGCGTGGAAGTCAGATGTGAAATCGGCGAGAAAGAGTAATCCATCCAGTGCTAGATGA